AAACCAATAAAAGCAATCCATTTTTCTTTATTATTCTGAAAACGAACTACATCCGCTTCTAAAACTTCTGGACGTTTTATAGGAAATGCTGTTAATAATTCTTGACTATCCTCTTTCTCATCATTCGCTATTAAAACTCCAGATCGTGACCCGTCTCTGTAAACAGTGACACCTTTACAACCAACTTCCCAAGCTTTTAAATATAATTGCCCTACCAATTCCTCGGTTACATCATTTGGTAAATTAATAGTAACGCTTATGGAATGATCTACCCATTTTTGAATAGCACCTTGCATACTTACTTTACTTAACCAATCGACATCGTTAGATGTTGCTTTATAATAAGGCGACTTTTTAATTAAAGTATCTAACTCGTCTTGCTTGAATTTTTTAGACGTATCAATACCATTTACTTCCATCCATTGTTTGAATTTGTGATGAAATACAACATATTCTTCCCAAGAGTCACCTACCTCATCAACAAAATCAATTTGAGCATCTTTATCATTCGGATTCACCTTTCTTCGTCTTTTATAAACAGGCAAAAACACAGGCTCAATTCCTGAGGTTGTTTGTGTCATTAAGCTGGTTGTTCCTGTAGGTGCAATGGTTAATAAAGCAATATTACGTCTACCATATTCTAACATTTCATAATAGAGTTTATTATCAGCCTCTTTTAATCGATTTATAAACGGATTATTTTTTTCGCGTTCTGCATCAAAAATTTCAAATGCACCACGTTCTTTTGCTAAATGTACAGAACCTCTATAAGCTTCTATAGCAATAGTTTTATGTACTTCCAATGAAAATGCATTACCAGCTTCACTACCATATTGAATACCTAAGGCTGCTAACATATCGCCTTCAGCTGTTATACCAATACCTGTTCTACGTCCTTGTTCTGCTTTTCTTTTTATATTAATCCATAAATTACGCTCTAATGCTTTAACATCATCTAACTCGGGATCGGCATCAATTTTTTGTAAAATATTATCTATCTTTTCTAATTCTAAATCAATAATATCATCCATAATGCGCTGTGCAGCTGCAATATGTTTTTTGAAAAGCTCAAAATTAAAACTTGCCTTTTTTGTAAAAGGTTTATCGACATATGAAAATAAGTTGATTGCCAACAATCTACAAGAATCATAAGGGCACAATGGTATTTCACCACAAGGGTTTGTAGACACTGTTTTATAACCTAAATCGGCATAACAATCTGGTACAGACTCATTAATAATAGTATCCCAGAACAGCATACCTGGTTCGGCCGATTTCCAGGCATTGTGTACAATTTTTTTCCATAAATCATTAGCTACTATGGTTTTTGAAACCTTTGGGTTATCACTAAAAACAGGATATTTTTGAACATAATTGCTGTTATTTTTTACCGCTTTCATAAAGCCATCATCTATTTTTACAGATATATTCGCTCCCGTAACTTTTCCTTGCTCTAATTTGGCATTAATAAAATCTTCTGAATCTGGATGATTTACAGATACCGAAAGCATTAATGCGCCTCGCCTTCCATCTTGTGCGACTTCTCTTGTAGAGTTAGAATAACGTTCCATAAAAGGCACAATACCAGTAGATGTTAAAGCTGAATTTTTAACCGCAGAGCCTTTTGGGCGAATATGTGATAAATCATGACCAACACCACCACGACGTTTCATTAATTGTACTTGTTCTTGATCTATTTTCATAATGCCACCATAAGAATCTGAATCTCCAGAATTACCTATAACAAAACAATTTGAAAGTGATGCAATTTGATACGGATTACCAATACCTGCCATAGGACTTCCTTGTGGCACTATATATTTAAAATCTTTAATAAGATTAAAAATTTGTTTTTCAGATAGGGGATTTGAATATTTTTGCTCAACTCTTGCCAATTCTTTAGCAATACGGTGATGCATATCGTTTGGGGTTTGCTCATAAATATTTCCTTGAGAATCTTTTAAAGCATACTTATTTAGCCATACGCGAGCAGCTAGATCGTCGTTCTTGAAATATTCTAATGAGGCATTAAAAGCTTCATCTTGTGTAAAAGTTTTGGGAGGTTGTTTGGAAACATCTGTACTCATTGGTTGTATATATTTTAGGTTAAAAATTATAACCATAAAATAACAAAACCAGACAAACTTAAAACATGATAAAAGTCATAAAGTTTACAGATAAAAAACGTAAAGTACTAAAAAACAGAAGCATAAAATCTTATTAACATAAAAAAGTTAACAAATTTTTAAAATTAAAAAAAAGAATTACTTTTAAAAATCTACAGCAAAACCAACACCTAAAAACTGTTTCCACTGTACTTTTGCTCCAGCTTCATCCAATTCTCCTTCTATCTCTGATGGTTTTGTTGTTTTCACATCGTCATCATATCGAATATGCGACCCTAAAGTTGCTCTAATAAAACTATTCACTTTAAAATCGAAATCGATACTCCAATCTAAATCTAGATTACCAAAATTATTTATATAATCGGTATAAAGACTCACTTTATGCTTCAGGTTTACATTTTCAGCAACTTCCATTTCATAGCTATTAGTCATTAAAATACCAACTTCTTTCCTTGTACGTTCGCCTTCTCTAATAATATTCCCTTCATCATCATAAACAGCAGGTTCTACACCAAACGACCCA
The nucleotide sequence above comes from Flavobacteriaceae bacterium HL-DH10. Encoded proteins:
- a CDS encoding adenosylcobalamin-dependent ribonucleoside-diphosphate reductase translates to MSTDVSKQPPKTFTQDEAFNASLEYFKNDDLAARVWLNKYALKDSQGNIYEQTPNDMHHRIAKELARVEQKYSNPLSEKQIFNLIKDFKYIVPQGSPMAGIGNPYQIASLSNCFVIGNSGDSDSYGGIMKIDQEQVQLMKRRGGVGHDLSHIRPKGSAVKNSALTSTGIVPFMERYSNSTREVAQDGRRGALMLSVSVNHPDSEDFINAKLEQGKVTGANISVKIDDGFMKAVKNNSNYVQKYPVFSDNPKVSKTIVANDLWKKIVHNAWKSAEPGMLFWDTIINESVPDCYADLGYKTVSTNPCGEIPLCPYDSCRLLAINLFSYVDKPFTKKASFNFELFKKHIAAAQRIMDDIIDLELEKIDNILQKIDADPELDDVKALERNLWINIKRKAEQGRRTGIGITAEGDMLAALGIQYGSEAGNAFSLEVHKTIAIEAYRGSVHLAKERGAFEIFDAEREKNNPFINRLKEADNKLYYEMLEYGRRNIALLTIAPTGTTSLMTQTTSGIEPVFLPVYKRRRKVNPNDKDAQIDFVDEVGDSWEEYVVFHHKFKQWMEVNGIDTSKKFKQDELDTLIKKSPYYKATSNDVDWLSKVSMQGAIQKWVDHSISVTINLPNDVTEELVGQLYLKAWEVGCKGVTVYRDGSRSGVLIANDEKEDSQELLTAFPIKRPEVLEADVVRFQNNKEKWIAFIGLIDDKPYEIFTGLTDDEVGILIPRWVNKGVIIKSREENGNSRYDFQYKNKRGYKTTIEGLSYKFNPEFWNYAKLISSTLRHGMPIDKIVDLINSLQLDSESINTWKNGVGRALKHYVADGTHAKGQVCDSCKSENLIYQEGCLTCKDCGSSKCG